From Phycodurus eques isolate BA_2022a chromosome 20, UOR_Pequ_1.1, whole genome shotgun sequence, a single genomic window includes:
- the pvrl2l gene encoding PVR cell adhesion molecule related 2 like isoform X2 codes for MRRPPNDDIGEAEGRGLCACAADGSRGKGPKLQSRGGWEVHDLQVPRRKKGVGAQKVSVDEELEAYPDESVDLRCQFIDGGGETKLNQVSWIWEPAEGQRDNIAVYHPVYGQSFPNLSFKDRVAFLHNNPENPSIRISRLRMSDAGRFTCEYATYPLGNKQGTTALVMLAKPKNSANAVTAQAGTEAAVVARCQAADAKPAATIKWLASAGGDHTTSSADGPDGTVTVRSEYRLAPTPADDGREVTCVVDQRTQDRTWVQILRLSVEYPPSVSIEGYDHNWYVGRSDAALVCTADGNPRPTAVTWTAASGPLPDSVLVDGNKLTVRKVDDAVNTTFICEVRNKHGAAKDQVTALVIEASEHPSGTGVVAGAVIGSLLALLSVAALAGVLVTRGRRRRRRGADSAAAGGGGGADYGNKARLLSGGEGKNNSGPASAYRGGCDNTGTLTEKADDFRRRPAEPCARDVLPDEAETRKFDDGPEEDERYERFEGGNALPPAYRGRDEIYLGDGMESRRDGSVISRTAIYV; via the exons GCGTCGGCGCTCAGAAGGTGAGCGTGGACGAGGAGCTGGAGGCCTACCCCGACGAGTCGGTGGACCTGCGCTGCCAGTTCATCGACGGAGGAGGCGAAACCAAACTCAACCAG GTTTCGTGGATCTGGGAGCCCGCCGAAGGCCAGCGGGACAACATCGCCGTCTACCATCCCGTCTACGGCCAGAGTTTCCCCAACTTGTCCTTCAAGGACCGCGTGGCCTTCCTGCACAACAACCCGGAGAACCCGTCCATCCGGATCTCCCGCCTGCGCATGTCCGACGCCGGGCGCTTCACCTGCGAGTACGCCACCTACCCGTTGGGCAACAAGCAAGGCACCACCGCGCTCGTCATGCTGG CCAAACCCAAAAACTCCGCCAACGCGGTGACGGCGCAGGCGGGCACCGAGGCGGCGGTGGTGGCGCGGTGCCAGGCGGCGGACGCTAAGCCGGCGGCGACCATCAAGTGGCTGGCGTCGGCGGGCGGCGACCACACCACCAGCAGCGCCGACGGGCCCGACGGCACGGTCACGGTGCGCAGCGAGTACCGGCTGGCGCCCACGCCGGCCGACGACGGCCGGGAGGTGACGTGCGTGGTGGACCAGCGCACGCAGGACAGGACCTGGGTGCAAATTCTCCGGCTCTCTGTGGAGT ACCCCCCGTCCGTCTCCATCGAGGGCTACGACCACAACTGGTACGTGGGCCGCTCGGACGCCGCGCTGGTCTGCACGGCCGACGGCAACCCGCGGCCCACCGCCGTCACCTGGACCGC GGCGTCGGGCCCGCTGCCGGACTCGGTGCTGGTGGACGGCAACAAGCTGACGGTGAGGAAGGTGGACGACGCCGTCAACACCACCTTCATCTGCGAAGTCAGGAACAAGCACGGCGCCGCCAAGGACCAGGTCACCGCCCTCGTCATCG AAGCCTCGGAGCACCCGTCCGGCACCGGCGTAGTGGCGGGCGCCGTGATCGGATCCCTCCTGGCCCTGCTCTCGGTCGCCGCgctggcgggcgtgctggtgacCCGCGGCCGCCGCCGGCGCCGGCGCGGCGCCGActcggcggcggcgggcggcggcggcggcgccgaTTACGGCAACAAGGCCCGTCTTCTCTCGGGCGGCGAGGGCAAGAACAACAGCGGGCCGGCGTCCGCGTACCGCGGGGGCTGCGACAACACCGGCACGCTGACGGAGAAGGCCGACGACTTCCGGCGCCGCCCCGCCGAGCCCTGCGCCCGCGACGTCCTCCCGGACGAAGCGGAGACGAGGAAGTTTGACGACGGCCCGGAGGAGGACGAGCGCTACGAGCGATTCGAGGGCGGGAACGCGCTCCCTCCGGCCTATCGCGGCCGGGACGAGATTTACCTGGGCGACGGCATGGAGTCTCGGCGGGACGGCTCCGTTATTTCCCGGACGGCCATTTACGTGTGA
- the pvrl2l gene encoding PVR cell adhesion molecule related 2 like isoform X1, whose amino-acid sequence MIDDRCQRSLQGNVKALLFRLCSSARFEPESGPFKTRVESKAAAAANPSEGPRGRGAGGPGGRGAGRTRGVALQGLRRRNASFVRRAGFLVCDQVSWIWEPAEGQRDNIAVYHPVYGQSFPNLSFKDRVAFLHNNPENPSIRISRLRMSDAGRFTCEYATYPLGNKQGTTALVMLAKPKNSANAVTAQAGTEAAVVARCQAADAKPAATIKWLASAGGDHTTSSADGPDGTVTVRSEYRLAPTPADDGREVTCVVDQRTQDRTWVQILRLSVEYPPSVSIEGYDHNWYVGRSDAALVCTADGNPRPTAVTWTAASGPLPDSVLVDGNKLTVRKVDDAVNTTFICEVRNKHGAAKDQVTALVIEASEHPSGTGVVAGAVIGSLLALLSVAALAGVLVTRGRRRRRRGADSAAAGGGGGADYGNKARLLSGGEGKNNSGPASAYRGGCDNTGTLTEKADDFRRRPAEPCARDVLPDEAETRKFDDGPEEDERYERFEGGNALPPAYRGRDEIYLGDGMESRRDGSVISRTAIYV is encoded by the exons ATGATCGACGATCGCTGTCAACGCTCGCTGCAAGGAAACGTAAAGGCGCTTCTCTTTCGGCTTTGCAGCAGCGCACGTTTCGAACCTGAAAGCGGCCCGTTCAAAACGCGAGTGGAGTCGAAAGCGGCAGCCGCAGCCAATCCCAGCGAGGGGCCGAGGGGCCGCGGGGCCGGGGGGCCGGGGGGCCGAGGGGCCGGGCGCACCCGCGGCGTCGCTCTACAAGGCCTTCGCAGGCGCAACGCGTCATTCGTCCGCCGGGCGGGCTTTTTGGTTTGCGATCAGGTTTCGTGGATCTGGGAGCCCGCCGAAGGCCAGCGGGACAACATCGCCGTCTACCATCCCGTCTACGGCCAGAGTTTCCCCAACTTGTCCTTCAAGGACCGCGTGGCCTTCCTGCACAACAACCCGGAGAACCCGTCCATCCGGATCTCCCGCCTGCGCATGTCCGACGCCGGGCGCTTCACCTGCGAGTACGCCACCTACCCGTTGGGCAACAAGCAAGGCACCACCGCGCTCGTCATGCTGG CCAAACCCAAAAACTCCGCCAACGCGGTGACGGCGCAGGCGGGCACCGAGGCGGCGGTGGTGGCGCGGTGCCAGGCGGCGGACGCTAAGCCGGCGGCGACCATCAAGTGGCTGGCGTCGGCGGGCGGCGACCACACCACCAGCAGCGCCGACGGGCCCGACGGCACGGTCACGGTGCGCAGCGAGTACCGGCTGGCGCCCACGCCGGCCGACGACGGCCGGGAGGTGACGTGCGTGGTGGACCAGCGCACGCAGGACAGGACCTGGGTGCAAATTCTCCGGCTCTCTGTGGAGT ACCCCCCGTCCGTCTCCATCGAGGGCTACGACCACAACTGGTACGTGGGCCGCTCGGACGCCGCGCTGGTCTGCACGGCCGACGGCAACCCGCGGCCCACCGCCGTCACCTGGACCGC GGCGTCGGGCCCGCTGCCGGACTCGGTGCTGGTGGACGGCAACAAGCTGACGGTGAGGAAGGTGGACGACGCCGTCAACACCACCTTCATCTGCGAAGTCAGGAACAAGCACGGCGCCGCCAAGGACCAGGTCACCGCCCTCGTCATCG AAGCCTCGGAGCACCCGTCCGGCACCGGCGTAGTGGCGGGCGCCGTGATCGGATCCCTCCTGGCCCTGCTCTCGGTCGCCGCgctggcgggcgtgctggtgacCCGCGGCCGCCGCCGGCGCCGGCGCGGCGCCGActcggcggcggcgggcggcggcggcggcgccgaTTACGGCAACAAGGCCCGTCTTCTCTCGGGCGGCGAGGGCAAGAACAACAGCGGGCCGGCGTCCGCGTACCGCGGGGGCTGCGACAACACCGGCACGCTGACGGAGAAGGCCGACGACTTCCGGCGCCGCCCCGCCGAGCCCTGCGCCCGCGACGTCCTCCCGGACGAAGCGGAGACGAGGAAGTTTGACGACGGCCCGGAGGAGGACGAGCGCTACGAGCGATTCGAGGGCGGGAACGCGCTCCCTCCGGCCTATCGCGGCCGGGACGAGATTTACCTGGGCGACGGCATGGAGTCTCGGCGGGACGGCTCCGTTATTTCCCGGACGGCCATTTACGTGTGA